The proteins below are encoded in one region of Neofelis nebulosa isolate mNeoNeb1 chromosome 17, mNeoNeb1.pri, whole genome shotgun sequence:
- the ERICH4 gene encoding glutamate-rich protein 4 has product MELWRQLRQAGLVPSGLGPLPRALRAPPPVRRAGQTLLFPGVDTAGARESLLWILEELGRLRQVDVQLLGQLCSLGLEMGALREDLVTFLEEEESLVEEEEDEEEPEGKQEEGHLGVSFSAPGHQLPDFEMTI; this is encoded by the exons ATGGAACTGTGGAGGCAACTGAGGCAGGCGGGACTGGTGCCCTCAGGACTGGGCCCACTTCCCCGCGCCCTGAGGGCCCCCCCGCCAGTGAGGAGAGCTGGCCAGACCCTCTTGTTCCCAGGAGTAGACACTGCAGGTGCCAGGGAGAGTCTGCTGTGGATCTTGGAGGAGCTG GGGCGCCTCCGCCAAGTGGACGTCCAGCTGCTGGGCCAGCTGTGCAGCCTGGGGCTGGAGATGGGGGCTCTGCGGGAGGACCTGGTCAccttcctggaagaggaggagagcctcgtggaggaagaggaggacgagGAAGAGCCCgaggggaagcaggaggagggacaCTTGGGGGTCTCCTTCTCAGCCCCAGGCCACCAACTCCCGGACTTTGAGATGACGATCTGA